A DNA window from Pongo abelii isolate AG06213 chromosome 2, NHGRI_mPonAbe1-v2.0_pri, whole genome shotgun sequence contains the following coding sequences:
- the LOC129058298 gene encoding uncharacterized protein LOC129058298 isoform X2, protein MREFNSGPHNPVEETKIICLCPSGHASCQVASVDRGHAPGLRKLEKAARLRSEGQNSPVSPAESRWEQGWWLPRLCGRIRFLAVEVACSPQLVLPVSKDWRFLLCHYTSHPLHHLLCSYKDPEKWNNRVADLRKQIQELSERKYDMNL, encoded by the exons ATGAGGGAGTTCAACTCTG GCCCTCACAATCCAGTGGAGGAGACGAAAATCATCTGCCTCTGTCCCTCCGGGCACGCCTCATGCCAGGTTGCATCTGTGGACAGGGGCCATGCTCCTGGGCTTCGAAAGTTGGAGAAAGCTGCCAGGCTCAG GTCTGAAGGCCAGAATTCTCCAGTAAGTCCTGCTGAGTCAAGGTGGGAGCAGGGTTGGTGGCTTCCGAGGCTCTGCGGGAGAATCCGTTTCCTGGCCGTGGAGGTGGCCTGCTCTCCTCAGCTTGTGCTGCCCGTCTCAAAGGACTGGAGATTCCTGCTCTGTCACTACACCTCCCACCCTCTCCATCACCTGCTCTGCTCTTATAAGGATCCAG AGAAATGGAATAATCGTGTTGCTGATCTACGTAAACAAATTCAAGAATTgtctgaaagaaaatatg ACATGAACTTATGA
- the LOC129058298 gene encoding uncharacterized protein LOC129058298 isoform X1 has protein sequence MREFNSGPHNPVEETKIICLCPSGHASCQVASVDRGHAPGLRKLEKAARLRSEGQNSPVSPAESRWEQGWWLPRLCGRIRFLAVEVACSPQLVLPVSKDWRFLLCHYTSHPLHHLLCSYKDPEKWNNRVADLRKQIQELSERKYECLFVTSSWTYHERLLNPGRETDWATCYSDF, from the exons ATGAGGGAGTTCAACTCTG GCCCTCACAATCCAGTGGAGGAGACGAAAATCATCTGCCTCTGTCCCTCCGGGCACGCCTCATGCCAGGTTGCATCTGTGGACAGGGGCCATGCTCCTGGGCTTCGAAAGTTGGAGAAAGCTGCCAGGCTCAG GTCTGAAGGCCAGAATTCTCCAGTAAGTCCTGCTGAGTCAAGGTGGGAGCAGGGTTGGTGGCTTCCGAGGCTCTGCGGGAGAATCCGTTTCCTGGCCGTGGAGGTGGCCTGCTCTCCTCAGCTTGTGCTGCCCGTCTCAAAGGACTGGAGATTCCTGCTCTGTCACTACACCTCCCACCCTCTCCATCACCTGCTCTGCTCTTATAAGGATCCAG AGAAATGGAATAATCGTGTTGCTGATCTACGTAAACAAATTCAAGAATTgtctgaaagaaaatatg aatgtctTTTTGTCACTTCTAGCTGGACCTACCATGAAAGACTTCTGAATCCAGGAAGAGAGACTGACTGGGCAACATGTTATTCAG ACTTCTGA